In Desulfatibacillum aliphaticivorans DSM 15576, one genomic interval encodes:
- a CDS encoding DUF2889 domain-containing protein — translation MATSSLKTVVENAKPVHTRNLEVASYPAPDGNIVVEGWLRDERHVGIYRGFDAEIKGPGAVHSLCVRFLVGGYPITILDAEADMVTIPNEHCVEIKDSVKKVIGETITSGYSERIRHLLKGTKGCTHLTHLMVVMGPAALHGFWTLHAQNPRPIPKSMDEVGGLEYLINSCHLWAEDGLHMQAIREAVEKAAQEDGK, via the coding sequence ATGGCAACATCCAGCCTGAAAACGGTGGTGGAGAACGCAAAGCCCGTACACACCAGAAATCTGGAAGTGGCGTCCTATCCGGCGCCGGATGGAAACATTGTGGTGGAAGGGTGGCTCCGGGACGAGCGCCATGTCGGGATTTATCGCGGTTTTGATGCCGAAATAAAAGGGCCGGGAGCGGTGCACAGCTTATGCGTGCGTTTTTTGGTGGGCGGGTATCCCATCACTATCCTGGACGCGGAAGCGGACATGGTCACCATTCCTAATGAACATTGCGTGGAGATTAAAGACAGCGTTAAAAAGGTGATCGGCGAGACCATAACCTCGGGTTACAGCGAGCGCATCCGCCACTTGTTGAAAGGGACCAAGGGCTGCACGCACCTGACCCATTTGATGGTGGTCATGGGGCCTGCGGCTCTTCACGGGTTTTGGACGCTGCACGCCCAAAACCCCCGGCCCATTCCCAAATCCATGGATGAGGTGGGCGGCCTGGAATACCTTATTAATAGCTGCCACTTGTGGGCGGAGGACGGCCTTCACATGCAGGCGATCCGCGAGGCCGTGGAAAAAGCCGCCCAGGAAGACGGAAAATAG
- a CDS encoding DUF401 family protein has protein sequence MLVVFILIVVLIYRKVSLGTSLVSGAVALGLWSLMSPLEILVSFAHTMVLPKTILLAAVVSLILILSHLMESTGQMKRLVSSFEGISNNVRINLTVFPALIGLLPMPGGAVFSAPMVEAMSKEHDISQADKALINYWFRHIWEYCWPLYPGVILAVSLSGLSLSEYFLAMGPMTLLAVAAGYLIILSPLNVLRKPKEEKGSWRALINEMSPILIVVIGAGVFGEGFALAARQGVLPRLPPEIPLCLSLTAGILWILIRHKTGLDPVIQLFKKPSLWSMVYLVIGVMLFAGILESSHSVQQISQSLADGHVPVALVAVILPLIVGALTGICMAFVGATFPILYALLEASGLSHQIVAYTILAYCSGYAGLLASPIHACLALTQSYFCADMPSIYRKLWILVAIEFTGGLVGFFLALHLIG, from the coding sequence CTGCTTGTAGTCTTTATACTGATTGTCGTGCTGATTTACCGGAAGGTTTCCCTGGGAACCTCCCTGGTCTCGGGCGCCGTGGCCCTGGGCCTGTGGTCGCTCATGTCTCCCCTGGAGATCCTGGTCAGCTTCGCCCATACCATGGTTTTGCCAAAAACCATTTTGCTGGCGGCCGTGGTCAGCCTGATTCTGATCCTGAGCCATTTGATGGAAAGCACCGGGCAAATGAAACGCCTGGTGTCGTCCTTTGAAGGCATCAGCAACAATGTACGCATTAACCTTACGGTGTTTCCGGCCCTGATCGGTCTGCTGCCCATGCCCGGCGGCGCGGTTTTTTCCGCCCCCATGGTGGAAGCCATGTCCAAAGAGCATGATATTTCCCAGGCTGACAAGGCGCTCATCAATTACTGGTTTCGCCATATCTGGGAGTATTGCTGGCCTCTGTATCCGGGGGTGATCCTGGCAGTTTCTCTGAGCGGCCTCTCTCTCAGCGAGTACTTCCTGGCCATGGGCCCCATGACCTTGCTGGCCGTGGCCGCCGGATACCTGATCATCCTGTCTCCGTTGAACGTGCTCCGGAAGCCCAAAGAGGAAAAGGGAAGCTGGCGGGCCCTGATCAACGAGATGTCGCCCATATTGATTGTGGTGATCGGCGCGGGAGTCTTTGGAGAAGGCTTTGCCCTGGCAGCGAGGCAGGGCGTTCTCCCCCGCCTGCCGCCGGAAATTCCGTTGTGCCTGTCCCTGACCGCGGGAATTCTATGGATCCTGATCAGACACAAAACAGGCCTGGATCCGGTGATTCAGTTGTTCAAAAAGCCTTCCCTTTGGTCCATGGTCTACCTGGTCATCGGGGTGATGCTTTTTGCGGGAATTCTGGAATCCAGCCATTCCGTACAGCAAATCAGCCAAAGCTTGGCCGACGGCCATGTGCCGGTGGCCCTTGTGGCCGTCATCCTGCCCCTGATCGTGGGCGCGCTGACCGGCATCTGTATGGCTTTTGTGGGCGCGACCTTTCCCATTTTATATGCCTTGCTGGAGGCCTCGGGACTGAGCCATCAGATCGTGGCTTACACCATCCTGGCCTATTGCTCGGGATACGCAGGCCTGCTGGCCTCCCCCATCCACGCATGCCTGGCTCTGACCCAGAGCTACTTCTGCGCAGACATGCCGTCCATATACCGCAAGCTGTGGATTTTGGTGGCTATCGAATTTACCGGAGGACTGGTCGGGTTTTTCCTGGCCCTGCATTTGATTGGATAA